The Glycine max cultivar Williams 82 chromosome 12, Glycine_max_v4.0, whole genome shotgun sequence genome window below encodes:
- the LOC102668647 gene encoding receptor-like serine/threonine-protein kinase SD1-7, translating into MTLTFRLTSLTTLLFLCMFCVNATTYKEYLWMDQSLGTSDTILSRSGNFELGFFPAVRENSTNYYIGIWNKKGGSDKNKIMWVANRDYAVQASSAALTIQETEGNIIIIDRQMTYHVSQISNNSITYAKLLDSGNLLLLNNFTQEILWQSFDYPTDTLLPGMNLGYDTDSGYTWSLSSWKSADDPAPGAFSLKYDFGRATLIINNGSNVFWIDDRSNDTIDNVISRSGVHKERYRRYFTWPVDYNSMLVLEVSGELNQKYWSEEEKGWISIQSSKCGTNNLCGAFSICNPQALDPCDCLHGFKPFDANSWSKGIKSAGCVRKKELSCRNGVHSNDVFMPLNKTQLPSTLKGDSKIKIDTERGCESACSRKCSCVAYAYNLNGYCHLWLGQILNLKNISTYVDNSDNTNPIFNLRLDASELVPADSNTANAKEPANDFRKHENWLRILLIVILITLLTFLIFGLFVYWIRKQRRKGEDLLHFNVSMSMKAEDSELTEARRAKVKKKEVKLPLFSFVSVAAATNNFSDDNKLGEGGFGPVYKGILLNGDEVAVKRLSRRSGQGWEELRNEALLIAKLQHNNLVRLLGCCIDQEEKMLIYEFMPNRSLDVFLFDATKRRMLDWGSRVRIIDGIAQGVLYLHQYSRFRIIHRDLKASNILLDTNMNPKISDFGMARIFGENELQASTKRIVGTYGYMSPEYAMEGVFSIKSDVFSFGVLLLEIISGKKNTSFYQTNSLCLLGYAWDLWTNNSVMDLMDPTLDDSDSTSSRNHTVPRYVNIGLLCVQESPADRPTMSDAVSMIGNDNVALPSPKPPAFLNVRGNQNSILPNSIPESFSLNVITNTIVEPR; encoded by the exons ATGACATTGACTTTTAGGCTCACATCCTTAACAACATTGCTTTTCCTATGTATGTTTTGCGTGAATGCAACTACCTACAAAGAATATCTGTGGATGGATCAATCACTGGGAACCTCAGACACCATTCTTTCTCGCAGTGGGAACTTCGAACTCGGGTTTTTCCCGGCAGTCAGAGAGAACTCCACCAACTACTATATAGGCATATGGAATAAAAAGGGTGGAAGTGACAAAAACAAGATTATGTGGGTTGCAAATAGAGACTATGCAGTTCAAGCATCTTCAGCAGCTCTTACTATTCAAGAAACTGAAGGAAATATTATAATCATAGATAGACAAATGACGTACCACGTGAGCCAGATTTCAAACAATTCTATTACCTATGCCAAGCTCTTGGATTCCGGAAACTTGTTACTGCTGAACAACTTCACCCAAGAGATTTTGTGGCAGAGTTTTGATTATCCTACGGATACCCTTTTACCCGGAATGAACCTAGGGTATGATACTGACTCAGGTTACACTTGGTCATTGAGCTCATGGAAAAGTGCAGACGACCCTGCCCCGGGAGCTTTTTCCCTCAAGTATGATTTTGGCAGGGCCACTCTAATCATCAACAACGGTTCTAACGTGTTCTGGATTGATGACCGTTCCAATGATACTATTGACAATGTTATTAGCCGAAGTGGTGTGCATAAAGAAAGATACAGGAGATATTTCACTTGGCCAGTTGATTATAACTCTATGCTGGTGCTAGAAGTGTCTGGGGAGCTGAACCAGAAATATTGGTCAGAGGAAGAAAAAGGTTGGATTTCTATTCAGTCATCAAAGTGTGGAACCAACAATTTGTGTGGAGCTTTTTCCATTTGTAACCCTCAAGCTCTTGACCCTTGTGACTGTCTCCATGGTTTCAAGCCCTTTGATGCTAATTCCTGGAGTAAAGGGATCAAATCCGCTGGCTGTGTCAGGAAAAAAGAGTTATCCTGCCGTAACGGTGTTCATTCCAATGATGTATTCATGCCACTCAACAAAACGCAATTACCATCAACTTTGAAGGGAGACAGCAAGATAAAGATTGATACGGAAAGAGGGTGTGAAAGTGCTTGTTCTAGAAAGTGTTCTTGTGTTGCTTATGCTTATAATTTGAATGGTTACTGCCACTTGTGGCTTGGTCAGATATTGAATCTAAAGAACATCTCAACATATGTGGACAATTCTGATAATACCAATCCAATTTTTAACCTCAGACTTGATGCCTCAGAATTGGTTCCCGCTG ATTCAAACACAGCCAATGCCAAAGAACCAGCAAATGATTTTCGCAAACATGAAAACTGGCTGAGGATACTTCTGATTGTTATACTGATCACACTTCTAACGTTTCTTATATTTGGCCTATTTGTTTACTGGATTAGAAAGCAAAGGAGGAAAG GGGAAGATTTGCTACATTTTAATGTGAGCATGAGCATGAAAGCTGAAGATTCTGAACTTACTGAAGCAAGGAGAGCAAAAGTTAAGAAGAAGGAAGTCAAATTGCCATTATTCAGTTTTGTGAGTGTTGCAGCAGCAACTAATAATTTTTCAGATGATAATAAACTTGGTGAGGGTGGCTTTGGACCTGTATACAag gGCATATTATTGAATGGGGATGAGGTTGCAGTAAAAAGGCTATCGCGAAGATCTGGTCAAGGATGGGAAGAGCTGAGAAATGAAGCCTTATTAATTGCAAAACTCCAACACAACAATCTTGTTAGACTTCTAGGGTGCTGCATTGATCAAGAAGAAAAGATgcttatttatgaatttatgcCTAATAGAAGCTTGgatgtttttctctttg ATGCAACAAAAAGAAGGATGCTAGATTGGGGATCACGAGTTAGGATAATTGATGGAATTGCCCAAGGAGTCCTTTATCTTCACCAATATTCCAGGTTCCGGATCATTCACCGAGATTTAAAAGCTAGCAACATATTGTTAGACACCAACATGAATCCTAAAATATCAGATTTTGGAATGGCAAGAATATTTGGTGAGAATGAACTTCAAGCAAGTACAAAAAGAATAGTTGGAACATA TGGATACATGTCCCCAGAATATGCAATGGAAGGTGTTTTCTCAATAAAATCAGACGTGTTTAGCTTTGGGGTTCTTTTGTTGGAGATTATAAGTGGCAAGAAGAATACTAGCTTTTATCAAACAAATTCCTTATGTCTTCTTGGATAT GCTTGGGATCTATGGACAAACAATTCCGTAATGGACCTAATGGATCCGACATTGGATGATAGTGATAGCACTAGTAGTCGAAATCATACAGTGCCAAGATATGTGAACATAGGACTTCTCTGTGTTCAAGAAAGTCCAGCAGATAGGCCAACCATGTCTGATGCTGTATCAATGATTGGGAATGACAATGTGGCCCTTCCTTCTCCTAAACCACCTGCATTTCTAAATGTGAGAGGTAATCAAAATTCAATATTGCCCAATAGCATACCAGAAAGTTTTTCTCTAAATGTCATCACAAACACAATCGTGGAACCAAGATGA